In a single window of the Littorina saxatilis isolate snail1 linkage group LG3, US_GU_Lsax_2.0, whole genome shotgun sequence genome:
- the LOC138962229 gene encoding uncharacterized protein isoform X2 encodes MSSLLCVKSLDGKVEMHNKTVAEDLAVEDDTMPRSFMPMKSAAKRTSKKISKRPMSTPNLQTDNTAPGMDAGYLINNTLKMQDWIGKKQATDLQEKSVMENIGVLQLYSPLLDTEKSLVHDLNEYLEHTDLLELRKRELLHKNWNEKVYEPIRRQILAAMNGQDWTEKDRRRRELHCQYLEHVNRKGHVFLDTMDKGEYYAQALYCHRPAPITVSCSCFYHSGRLLNKSGFSHWSSNELQNLTFMNRVQRGRILLTGAKQKKEEVRGITADENGFRQIGRTAPAIFAEDASAEASDSKCDTSCGYESGLSVGSQKIVSLLRSRSNLTCNISTSYLQTVHPDSLSHPVVRGRKISSNDRIRCRVTKSVSFAVVDLS; translated from the exons ATGAGTTCCCTGCTGTGTGTCAAAAGCCTGGATGGAAAAGTGGAGATGCATAACAAAACGGTTGCAGAAGATCTTGCTGTGGAAGATGACACTATGCCAAGAAgt TTTATGCCGATGAAGAGCGCAGCAAAGAGAACCTCCAAGAAAATATCTAAGCGGCCCATGTCGACACCAAacttacagacagacaacactGCCCCTGGTATGGATGCTGGATATCTCATCAACAACACCCTGAAGATGCAGGACTGGATTGGCAAAAAGCAGGCCACGGACCTCCAG GAGAAATCAGTGATGGAGAATATAGGAGTTCTTCAGCTGTACAGCCCCCTCTTGGATACGGAAAAGTCTTTAGTCCAT GATCTCAATGAGTACCTTGAGCACACAGACCTTCTGGAGCTGCGGAAGAGGGAACTTCTGCACAAGAACTGGAACGAGAAAGTGTACGAGCCAATCCGACGACAGATTCTGGCGGCCATGAATGGCCAGGATTGGACGGAGAAGGACCGACGCAGACGAGAACTCCATTGCCAGTATCTGGAGCATGTCAACAGGAAG GGTCACGTCTTCCTTGACACCATGGACAAAGGGGAGTACTACGCTCAGGCCTTGTACTGCCATCGTCCAGCGCCAATCACAGTTAGTTGCAGTTGCTTCTACCATAGTGGCCGCCTACTTAATAAATCAGGATTTAGTCACTGGTCTTCTAACGAACTGCAGAACCTCACCTTTATGAACAGGGTACAGCGAGGAAGGATACTATTAACAGGtgcaaaacagaaaaaagaggAAGTCAGAGGCATCACAGCAGATGAAAATGGGTTTAGGCAGATCGGTAGAACTGCACCAGCTATTTTTGCTGAGGACGCTTCAGCAGAAGCTAGTGATTCCAAGTGTGATACATCATGCGGATATGAAAGTGGTCTCTCTGTTGGCTCTCAAAAGATTGTTAGCCTATTACGGAGCAGAAGCAATCTTACATGTAATATTTCAACCAGCTATTTACAAACTGTACATCCTGATAGCCTTTCTCATCCTGTGGTGAGAGGACGCAAAATATCTAGCAATGACCGTATCAGATGTCGCGTGACAAAATCAGTTTCTTTTGCAGTTGTTGACCTTTCATGA
- the LOC138962229 gene encoding uncharacterized protein isoform X1, with protein sequence MSSLLCVKSLDGKVEMHNKTVAEDLAVEDDTMPRSFMPMKSAAKRTSKKISKRPMSTPNLQTDNTAPGMDAGYLINNTLKMQDWIGKKQATDLQTRTQREKSVMENIGVLQLYSPLLDTEKSLVHDLNEYLEHTDLLELRKRELLHKNWNEKVYEPIRRQILAAMNGQDWTEKDRRRRELHCQYLEHVNRKGHVFLDTMDKGEYYAQALYCHRPAPITVSCSCFYHSGRLLNKSGFSHWSSNELQNLTFMNRVQRGRILLTGAKQKKEEVRGITADENGFRQIGRTAPAIFAEDASAEASDSKCDTSCGYESGLSVGSQKIVSLLRSRSNLTCNISTSYLQTVHPDSLSHPVVRGRKISSNDRIRCRVTKSVSFAVVDLS encoded by the exons ATGAGTTCCCTGCTGTGTGTCAAAAGCCTGGATGGAAAAGTGGAGATGCATAACAAAACGGTTGCAGAAGATCTTGCTGTGGAAGATGACACTATGCCAAGAAgt TTTATGCCGATGAAGAGCGCAGCAAAGAGAACCTCCAAGAAAATATCTAAGCGGCCCATGTCGACACCAAacttacagacagacaacactGCCCCTGGTATGGATGCTGGATATCTCATCAACAACACCCTGAAGATGCAGGACTGGATTGGCAAAAAGCAGGCCACGGACCTCCAG ACAAGAACACAACGG GAGAAATCAGTGATGGAGAATATAGGAGTTCTTCAGCTGTACAGCCCCCTCTTGGATACGGAAAAGTCTTTAGTCCAT GATCTCAATGAGTACCTTGAGCACACAGACCTTCTGGAGCTGCGGAAGAGGGAACTTCTGCACAAGAACTGGAACGAGAAAGTGTACGAGCCAATCCGACGACAGATTCTGGCGGCCATGAATGGCCAGGATTGGACGGAGAAGGACCGACGCAGACGAGAACTCCATTGCCAGTATCTGGAGCATGTCAACAGGAAG GGTCACGTCTTCCTTGACACCATGGACAAAGGGGAGTACTACGCTCAGGCCTTGTACTGCCATCGTCCAGCGCCAATCACAGTTAGTTGCAGTTGCTTCTACCATAGTGGCCGCCTACTTAATAAATCAGGATTTAGTCACTGGTCTTCTAACGAACTGCAGAACCTCACCTTTATGAACAGGGTACAGCGAGGAAGGATACTATTAACAGGtgcaaaacagaaaaaagaggAAGTCAGAGGCATCACAGCAGATGAAAATGGGTTTAGGCAGATCGGTAGAACTGCACCAGCTATTTTTGCTGAGGACGCTTCAGCAGAAGCTAGTGATTCCAAGTGTGATACATCATGCGGATATGAAAGTGGTCTCTCTGTTGGCTCTCAAAAGATTGTTAGCCTATTACGGAGCAGAAGCAATCTTACATGTAATATTTCAACCAGCTATTTACAAACTGTACATCCTGATAGCCTTTCTCATCCTGTGGTGAGAGGACGCAAAATATCTAGCAATGACCGTATCAGATGTCGCGTGACAAAATCAGTTTCTTTTGCAGTTGTTGACCTTTCATGA
- the LOC138962229 gene encoding uncharacterized protein isoform X5: MSSLLCVKSLDGKVEMHNKTVAEDLAVEDDTMPRSFMPMKSAAKRTSKKISKRPMSTPNLQTDNTAPGMDAGYLINNTLKMQDWIGKKQATDLQDLNEYLEHTDLLELRKRELLHKNWNEKVYEPIRRQILAAMNGQDWTEKDRRRRELHCQYLEHVNRKGHVFLDTMDKGEYYAQALYCHRPAPITVSCSCFYHSGRLLNKSGFSHWSSNELQNLTFMNRVQRGRILLTGAKQKKEEVRGITADENGFRQIGRTAPAIFAEDASAEASDSKCDTSCGYESGLSVGSQKIVSLLRSRSNLTCNISTSYLQTVHPDSLSHPVVRGRKISSNDRIRCRVTKSVSFAVVDLS; this comes from the exons ATGAGTTCCCTGCTGTGTGTCAAAAGCCTGGATGGAAAAGTGGAGATGCATAACAAAACGGTTGCAGAAGATCTTGCTGTGGAAGATGACACTATGCCAAGAAgt TTTATGCCGATGAAGAGCGCAGCAAAGAGAACCTCCAAGAAAATATCTAAGCGGCCCATGTCGACACCAAacttacagacagacaacactGCCCCTGGTATGGATGCTGGATATCTCATCAACAACACCCTGAAGATGCAGGACTGGATTGGCAAAAAGCAGGCCACGGACCTCCAG GATCTCAATGAGTACCTTGAGCACACAGACCTTCTGGAGCTGCGGAAGAGGGAACTTCTGCACAAGAACTGGAACGAGAAAGTGTACGAGCCAATCCGACGACAGATTCTGGCGGCCATGAATGGCCAGGATTGGACGGAGAAGGACCGACGCAGACGAGAACTCCATTGCCAGTATCTGGAGCATGTCAACAGGAAG GGTCACGTCTTCCTTGACACCATGGACAAAGGGGAGTACTACGCTCAGGCCTTGTACTGCCATCGTCCAGCGCCAATCACAGTTAGTTGCAGTTGCTTCTACCATAGTGGCCGCCTACTTAATAAATCAGGATTTAGTCACTGGTCTTCTAACGAACTGCAGAACCTCACCTTTATGAACAGGGTACAGCGAGGAAGGATACTATTAACAGGtgcaaaacagaaaaaagaggAAGTCAGAGGCATCACAGCAGATGAAAATGGGTTTAGGCAGATCGGTAGAACTGCACCAGCTATTTTTGCTGAGGACGCTTCAGCAGAAGCTAGTGATTCCAAGTGTGATACATCATGCGGATATGAAAGTGGTCTCTCTGTTGGCTCTCAAAAGATTGTTAGCCTATTACGGAGCAGAAGCAATCTTACATGTAATATTTCAACCAGCTATTTACAAACTGTACATCCTGATAGCCTTTCTCATCCTGTGGTGAGAGGACGCAAAATATCTAGCAATGACCGTATCAGATGTCGCGTGACAAAATCAGTTTCTTTTGCAGTTGTTGACCTTTCATGA
- the LOC138962239 gene encoding profilin-4-like — protein MKVRRYCSSDIQNSLCWDIKDMADLDIQSNPRYQVQGVPDSIKMSQLQNLLHDALIVTEHVQQCAIVRRKDCLVRAASVGFNLYQDQVQMLLDAFKNPPQTREEGIYFDDRQYKCVRADKNSIYAKCGKRGLVLVKTLSLLLVATYTESMFPSVCVEAVEKLADYFKEKGK, from the exons ATGAAAGTCAGGAGATATTGCAGCAGTGATATTCAGAATAGTTTGTGTTGGGATATTAAAGACATGGCAGATCTTGATATCCAGAGCAATCCCAGGTATCAAGTACAGGGTGTGCCT GATTCCATCAAGATGTCCCAACTACAGAACCTGTTGCATGATGCCCTCATTGTCACAGAACATGTCCAGCAATGCGCCATTGTCAGGCGCAAAGACTGTCTGGTTCGCGCCGCATCTGTTGGATTTAAT TTGTATCAGGATCAAGTTCAGATGCTACTAGATGCTTTCAAAAACCCACCACAAACCAGGGAGGAGGGAATCTACTTCGACGATCGACAGTACAAGTGTGTGCGTGCAGACAAAAACTCCATCTATGCTAAATGT GGAAAAAGGGGCCTGGTGCTGGTCAAAACATTATCACTGCTGCTGGTGGCCACATACACAGAGAGCATGTTCCCCAGTGTCTGTGTCGAGGCTGTGGAAAAATTAG CCGATTACTTCAAAGAGAAAGGCAAGTAG